One part of the Esox lucius isolate fEsoLuc1 chromosome 10, fEsoLuc1.pri, whole genome shotgun sequence genome encodes these proteins:
- the thrap3b gene encoding thyroid hormone receptor-associated protein 3b isoform X2, with the protein MSKAPDSPARTRSRSESQSRSRSYTRSRSRSRSRSRKHRYSSRSRSRSRSHSPSHGRNYPTRDYQNNRGYQRGYNRGYRRPFYFRGRTRGFYPRRGYQRGGNSYGYRVNNWQGGYRDGPYHDQDHHGPHSPRRGRSRTPRKRSGSRSHSRHSDRSSSRGSQRSRGRHSSSSRSSSPRNQHSSPGSGKPVSKDVKDNRPAVPETKRERGAGDADQATGKQQERGEGSGHDKASGKWQGLSDYDASPKRGSPAVGANPGKADTKGPLWRTIGGTGSANLTKSPPGSAKPGPTASFSGFGFFGKEDQTGADDKTAISSAFKKFLAENKSKKQAEADWENGRDRDQSPVSAETREKGNSKTSSGLFNITAASFSSKADTSLPFLDRAEEAFLKSQAAGRERDRDVGEDAKPKGATLTTRDVFGKWEDEPHYYSSAGKDKDRRRDEDVEEDLEHMAEELYRSRKQASKKEEKSKRKKEKVSRSSPSPVTVSSRGSGSREKDRPLALFPAAMVESPSSRPVGKREDFELSISPFDELPSSSLGLTKERRVSRDQVHSAKKDHGEFRSIFQHIQAAQLQRSPSELFAQHIVTIVHYIKAQHFRSSGMTLSERFAMYQRKAAEMELMKPRKSPEIHRRIDVSPSAFKRHSRLFEEMDESSYKDQGKKPKGDPMDLRLDIERRKRFSGKEPGQNKRDRDRSSGGSRGPSQERSSEKSSKHHKKPKKIKKKRDRSPSSSSSSSSPSPSPFRGGCRGKEHMMGEDMEHMDEGYSKPRFGPRDYGGPVDRGAPRDYEGQVERGRGRGGFHDDREGEKTWLESRGRGRGAFPRSRGRFIYRKGGSSPNKWTHDMFQGGGEEGGDHGEEERTEMEHKDNNQAGDDSVSTKLQ; encoded by the exons ATGTCCAAGGCTCCAGATTCACCCGCGCGGACCCGCTCTCGATCAGAGTCCCAATCTCGATCCAGGTCGTACACTCGGTCTCGCTCCAGAAGCCGCTCCAGATCCAGGAAGCACCGATACAG TTCCAGGTCTCGTTCCCGCTCCAGATCTCACTCACCGTCCCATGGCAGGAACTACCCAACCAGAGACTACCAAAACAACCGGGGTTACCAAAGGGGCTATAACCGAGGCTATCGTAGACCCTTCTACTTTCGTGGCAGAACCCGGGGCTTCTACCCACGCCGCGGCTACCAGAGGGGAGGCAACAGCTACGGATACAGAGTCAACAATTGGCAGGGGGGCTACCGAGACGGGCCATACCACGACCAGGACCACCATGGTCCGCACAGCCCCAGGAGAGGTCGTTCCCGTACCCCACGGAAACGTTCTGGCAGTCGCAGCCACTCCCGGCACTCCGATCGCTCTTCCTCTAGGGGTTCCCAAAGGTCCCGGGGGAGACACAGCTCCTCATCGCGCTCCTCCTCCCCGCGGAATCAGCACAGCAGCCCCGGCTCAGGGAAGCCCGTCTCCAAGGACGTGAAGGACAACAGGCCCGCGGTCCCAGAAACCAAGCGGGAGAGGGGAGCGGGGGATGCTGATCAAGCAACAGGAAAGCAGCAGGAAAGGGGAGAAGGCAGTGGTCACGATAAGGCCTCTGGGAAATGGCAGGGTCTTAGTGACTATGATGCCAGCCCCAAGCGAGGCAGTCCAGCTGTTGGTGCCAACCCAGGGAAGGCTGACACCAAAGGGCCGTTGTGGAGAACCATCGGCGGCACTGGCAGTGCTAACTTAACCAAGAGCCCACCGGGCTCTGCCAAGCCTGGCCCTACTGCCTCCTTCAGCGGGTTTGGCTTCTTTGGCAAGGAAGATCAAACCGGGGCGGACGATAAGACTGCCATTTCTTCTGCTTTCAAAAA GTTCCTGGCAGAGAACAAGAGCAAAAAACAGGCAGAGGCTGATTGGGAGAATGGTCGGGACAGGGACCAGAGCCCCGTCAGTGCAGAAACCAGAGAAAAGGGCAACAGTAAGACCAGCAGTGGCCTCTTTAATATAACCGCTGCGTCCTTTAGCTCCAAGGCAGACACGTCCCTGCCCTTCCTCGATAGAGCCGAAGAGGCTTTCCTCAAGTCACAGGCTGCTGGTCGAGAACGAGACAGGGATGTGGGCGAGGATGCCAAGCCCAAGGGAGCCACCCTGACCACACGAGACGTGTTTGGGAAGTGGGAGGATGAGCCCCATTACTACTCCTCAGCTGGGAAAGACAAGGACCGGCGGAGGGACGAAGATGTGGAGGAAGACCTGGAGCACATGGCTGAGGAGCTCTACCGTAGCCGCAAGCAGGCCTCCAAGAAAGAGGAGAAGTCcaagaggaagaaggagaagGTCAGCAGGAGTAGTCCGTCCCCTGTCACAGTGTCCTCCAGGGGCTCCGGGAGCAGGGAGAAAGACCGGCCCCTGGCCCTGTTCCCTGCCGCTATGGTTGAGTCACCGTCGTCAAGGCCTGTTGGAAAGAGGGAAGACTTTGAGCTCAGTATCAGCCCCTTCGATGAGCTGCCCAG CTCCTCCTTGGGTCTGACCAAGGAGCGTCGTGTGTCTCGTGATCAGGTTCATTCCGCTAAGAAAGATCACGGAGAGTTCCGCTCCATCTTCCAGCACATTCAGGCTGCTCAGCTCCAGCGCAGCCCCTCAGAGCTGTTTGCACAACACATAGTCACCATTGTGCACTACATCAAAG CCCAACACTTCCGCTCTTCAGGCATGACTCTTAGTGAGCGATTTGCCATGTACCAAAGAAAAGCAGCTGAGATGGAATTGATGAAGCCAAGGAAGAGTCCAGAAATCCACAG GAGAATCGATGTCTCCCCCAGTGCCTTTAAGAGGCACTCTCGCCTGTTTGAGGAGATGGACGAGAGCAGCTACAAG GATCAGGGTAAAAAACCTAAAGGTGACCCAATGGACCTGCGTCTGGACATTGAGCGACGCAAAAGGTTTTCTGGGAAGGAGCCTGGGCAGAACAAACGGGACCGGGACAGGAGCTCCGGGGGTTCCCGAGGACCCAgccaggagaggtcctctgagAAATCTTCCAAACACCACAAGAAACCCAA AAAAATCAAGAAGAAGCGCGATCGctctccatcctcctcctcttcctcctcttcaccctctccctcccccttcagGGGAGGGTGCAGAGGTAAGGAGCACATGATGGGGGAGGACATGGAGCATATGGATGAGGGCTACAGTAAGCCTCGTTTTGGGCCCCGGGACTATGGTGGCCCCGTGGATCGAGGCGCCCCTCGGGACTACGAGGGCCAGGTGGAGAGGGGCCGAGGACGTGGAGGATTT
- the thrap3b gene encoding thyroid hormone receptor-associated protein 3b isoform X3: MSKAPDSPARTRSRSESQSRSRSYTRSRSRSRSRSRKHRYSSRSRSRSRSHSPSHGRNYPTRDYQNNRGYQRGYNRGYRRPFYFRGRTRGFYPRRGYQRGGNSYGYRVNNWQGGYRDGPYHDQDHHGPHSPRRGRSRTPRKRSGSRSHSRHSDRSSSRGSQRSRGRHSSSSRSSSPRNQHSSPGSGKPVSKDVKDNRPAVPETKRERGAGDADQATGKQQERGEGSGHDKASGKWQGLSDYDASPKRGSPAVGANPGKADTKGPLWRTIGGTGSANLTKSPPGSAKPGPTASFSGFGFFGKEDQTGADDKTAISSAFKKFLAENKSKKQAEADWENGRDRDQSPVSAETREKGNSKTSSGLFNITAASFSSKADTSLPFLDRAEEAFLKSQAAGRERDRDVGEDAKPKGATLTTRDVFGKWEDEPHYYSSAGKDKDRRRDEDVEEDLEHMAEELYRSRKQASKKEEKSKRKKEKVSRSSPSPVTVSSRGSGSREKDRPLALFPAAMVESPSSRPVGKREDFELSISPFDELPSSSLGLTKERRVSRDQVHSAKKDHGEFRSIFQHIQAAQLQRSPSELFAQHIVTIVHYIKAQHFRSSGMTLSERFAMYQRKAAEMELMKPRKSPEIHRRIDVSPSAFKRHSRLFEEMDESSYKDQGKKPKGDPMDLRLDIERRKRFSGKEPGQNKRDRDRSSGGSRGPSQERSSEKSSKHHKKPKKIKKKRDRSPSSSSSSSSPSPSPFRGGCRGKEHMMGEDMEHMDEGYSKPRFGPRDYGGPVDRGAPRDYEGQVERGRGRGGFFPRVRGGWGWNRGGYPGNNSNNGNREPPPSMNSAPPERPQDEEWDPEYTPKT, from the exons ATGTCCAAGGCTCCAGATTCACCCGCGCGGACCCGCTCTCGATCAGAGTCCCAATCTCGATCCAGGTCGTACACTCGGTCTCGCTCCAGAAGCCGCTCCAGATCCAGGAAGCACCGATACAG TTCCAGGTCTCGTTCCCGCTCCAGATCTCACTCACCGTCCCATGGCAGGAACTACCCAACCAGAGACTACCAAAACAACCGGGGTTACCAAAGGGGCTATAACCGAGGCTATCGTAGACCCTTCTACTTTCGTGGCAGAACCCGGGGCTTCTACCCACGCCGCGGCTACCAGAGGGGAGGCAACAGCTACGGATACAGAGTCAACAATTGGCAGGGGGGCTACCGAGACGGGCCATACCACGACCAGGACCACCATGGTCCGCACAGCCCCAGGAGAGGTCGTTCCCGTACCCCACGGAAACGTTCTGGCAGTCGCAGCCACTCCCGGCACTCCGATCGCTCTTCCTCTAGGGGTTCCCAAAGGTCCCGGGGGAGACACAGCTCCTCATCGCGCTCCTCCTCCCCGCGGAATCAGCACAGCAGCCCCGGCTCAGGGAAGCCCGTCTCCAAGGACGTGAAGGACAACAGGCCCGCGGTCCCAGAAACCAAGCGGGAGAGGGGAGCGGGGGATGCTGATCAAGCAACAGGAAAGCAGCAGGAAAGGGGAGAAGGCAGTGGTCACGATAAGGCCTCTGGGAAATGGCAGGGTCTTAGTGACTATGATGCCAGCCCCAAGCGAGGCAGTCCAGCTGTTGGTGCCAACCCAGGGAAGGCTGACACCAAAGGGCCGTTGTGGAGAACCATCGGCGGCACTGGCAGTGCTAACTTAACCAAGAGCCCACCGGGCTCTGCCAAGCCTGGCCCTACTGCCTCCTTCAGCGGGTTTGGCTTCTTTGGCAAGGAAGATCAAACCGGGGCGGACGATAAGACTGCCATTTCTTCTGCTTTCAAAAA GTTCCTGGCAGAGAACAAGAGCAAAAAACAGGCAGAGGCTGATTGGGAGAATGGTCGGGACAGGGACCAGAGCCCCGTCAGTGCAGAAACCAGAGAAAAGGGCAACAGTAAGACCAGCAGTGGCCTCTTTAATATAACCGCTGCGTCCTTTAGCTCCAAGGCAGACACGTCCCTGCCCTTCCTCGATAGAGCCGAAGAGGCTTTCCTCAAGTCACAGGCTGCTGGTCGAGAACGAGACAGGGATGTGGGCGAGGATGCCAAGCCCAAGGGAGCCACCCTGACCACACGAGACGTGTTTGGGAAGTGGGAGGATGAGCCCCATTACTACTCCTCAGCTGGGAAAGACAAGGACCGGCGGAGGGACGAAGATGTGGAGGAAGACCTGGAGCACATGGCTGAGGAGCTCTACCGTAGCCGCAAGCAGGCCTCCAAGAAAGAGGAGAAGTCcaagaggaagaaggagaagGTCAGCAGGAGTAGTCCGTCCCCTGTCACAGTGTCCTCCAGGGGCTCCGGGAGCAGGGAGAAAGACCGGCCCCTGGCCCTGTTCCCTGCCGCTATGGTTGAGTCACCGTCGTCAAGGCCTGTTGGAAAGAGGGAAGACTTTGAGCTCAGTATCAGCCCCTTCGATGAGCTGCCCAG CTCCTCCTTGGGTCTGACCAAGGAGCGTCGTGTGTCTCGTGATCAGGTTCATTCCGCTAAGAAAGATCACGGAGAGTTCCGCTCCATCTTCCAGCACATTCAGGCTGCTCAGCTCCAGCGCAGCCCCTCAGAGCTGTTTGCACAACACATAGTCACCATTGTGCACTACATCAAAG CCCAACACTTCCGCTCTTCAGGCATGACTCTTAGTGAGCGATTTGCCATGTACCAAAGAAAAGCAGCTGAGATGGAATTGATGAAGCCAAGGAAGAGTCCAGAAATCCACAG GAGAATCGATGTCTCCCCCAGTGCCTTTAAGAGGCACTCTCGCCTGTTTGAGGAGATGGACGAGAGCAGCTACAAG GATCAGGGTAAAAAACCTAAAGGTGACCCAATGGACCTGCGTCTGGACATTGAGCGACGCAAAAGGTTTTCTGGGAAGGAGCCTGGGCAGAACAAACGGGACCGGGACAGGAGCTCCGGGGGTTCCCGAGGACCCAgccaggagaggtcctctgagAAATCTTCCAAACACCACAAGAAACCCAA AAAAATCAAGAAGAAGCGCGATCGctctccatcctcctcctcttcctcctcttcaccctctccctcccccttcagGGGAGGGTGCAGAGGTAAGGAGCACATGATGGGGGAGGACATGGAGCATATGGATGAGGGCTACAGTAAGCCTCGTTTTGGGCCCCGGGACTATGGTGGCCCCGTGGATCGAGGCGCCCCTCGGGACTACGAGGGCCAGGTGGAGAGGGGCCGAGGACGTGGAGGATTT